A section of the Streptomyces sp. 6-11-2 genome encodes:
- a CDS encoding RNA polymerase sigma factor — MTAPDIEDLLRELTPQVLGALVRRHGRFEGCEDAVQEAVLAATVQWPAEGVPNHPRGWLATVASRRLIDQMRSDHARREREAATATEAAPAEVPDTDDTLVLLFLCCHPTLTAASQTALTLRAVGGLTTAEIARAFLVPEATMAARISRAKQRIKAAGSTFTLPGGVELEDRLRVVLHVLYLIFNEGYTASSGSRLHRADLAHEAIRLTRTVHAQLPEDGEVTGLLALMLLIHARRTARTTASGDLVPLDEQDRTKWDRALIEEGIELVKAALAGPALGPYPLQAAIAATHADAATAEETNWPQVHALYLILERIAPNPMVTLNRAIALAETEGPQAGLALLSTVDGDDRMAGHHRLLSVRAHLLEKTGEAAGAYEHYRRAAKATASIAERRYLESRAGRVRP, encoded by the coding sequence ATGACGGCACCGGACATCGAGGACCTGCTGCGTGAGCTCACGCCGCAGGTCCTCGGCGCGCTGGTACGACGGCACGGCCGGTTCGAAGGGTGCGAGGACGCTGTGCAGGAAGCCGTCCTCGCCGCCACCGTGCAGTGGCCGGCCGAGGGAGTACCGAACCACCCGCGCGGCTGGCTGGCGACGGTCGCCTCTCGCCGGCTCATCGACCAGATGCGCAGTGACCACGCCCGCCGCGAACGGGAGGCCGCGACCGCCACGGAGGCCGCGCCCGCCGAGGTGCCGGACACCGACGACACCCTCGTCCTGCTGTTCCTGTGCTGCCATCCGACGCTGACCGCGGCCTCCCAGACTGCTCTGACACTGCGGGCGGTCGGCGGCCTGACCACCGCTGAGATCGCCCGCGCGTTCCTCGTGCCGGAGGCCACGATGGCGGCCAGGATCAGCCGGGCCAAGCAGCGCATCAAGGCCGCCGGCAGCACCTTCACCCTGCCGGGCGGCGTGGAGCTCGAGGACCGGCTACGGGTCGTCCTGCACGTGCTCTACCTGATCTTCAACGAGGGCTACACCGCCTCCTCGGGCAGCCGGCTGCACCGCGCCGACCTCGCGCACGAGGCGATCCGGCTGACCAGGACGGTGCACGCGCAGCTGCCCGAGGACGGCGAGGTGACCGGGCTGCTGGCGCTGATGCTGCTGATCCACGCCCGCCGCACGGCACGTACGACAGCGTCCGGCGACCTGGTGCCGCTGGACGAGCAGGACCGTACCAAGTGGGACCGCGCTCTGATCGAGGAGGGCATCGAGCTGGTCAAGGCGGCGCTGGCCGGCCCGGCTCTGGGTCCTTACCCGCTGCAGGCCGCCATCGCCGCCACACACGCTGACGCGGCCACGGCCGAGGAGACCAACTGGCCACAGGTGCACGCCCTTTACCTGATCCTGGAACGGATCGCGCCCAATCCGATGGTCACCCTCAACCGCGCCATCGCGCTCGCCGAGACCGAGGGCCCTCAGGCCGGGCTCGCCCTGCTGTCCACTGTGGACGGCGACGACCGCATGGCCGGGCATCACCGGCTGCTGTCCGTACGGGCGCATCTGCTGGAGAAGACCGGCGAGGCGGCGGGGGCGTACGAGCACTATCGGCGCGCCGCGAAGGCCACCGCCAGCATCGCCGAGCGACGCTACCTGGAGTCCCGGGCCGGCCGGGTGCGCCCATAG
- a CDS encoding alpha/beta fold hydrolase, producing the protein MHQPVPSADLRHRLIDAPAGRLHLVEQGTGPLVLLVHGFPESWYSWRHQLPALAAAGYRAAALDVRGYGRSSKPAATHEYRMRALVEDNLALVHALGEETAVIIGHDWGSNIAATSALLHPEVFRAVGLLSVPYAPPGGPRPSDIFAQMGGDQEFYVSYFQEPGRAEAEIEPDVRGWLAGFYAALSAGTMPAQGEPDPHFVGSGGTLRDRFPKDRLPSWLTEADLDHYAGEFERTGMTGALNRYRNMDRDWEDLTEFHGSPLTQPSLFIGGTLDASTTWMADAIDAYPATLPGLVSSHLLDGCGHWLQQERPEEINGLLTSWLTSVSQSMPL; encoded by the coding sequence ATGCACCAGCCCGTGCCGTCCGCAGACCTGCGCCACCGCCTCATCGACGCACCCGCCGGACGGCTGCACCTGGTCGAGCAGGGCACCGGGCCGCTGGTCCTGCTCGTCCACGGCTTCCCCGAGTCCTGGTACTCCTGGCGCCACCAGCTCCCGGCTCTCGCGGCGGCGGGATACCGGGCGGCCGCACTCGACGTGCGCGGCTACGGTCGCTCCTCCAAGCCGGCCGCGACGCACGAGTATCGGATGCGCGCCCTCGTGGAGGACAACCTCGCTCTCGTGCATGCCCTGGGCGAGGAGACCGCGGTGATCATCGGGCACGACTGGGGCTCGAACATCGCGGCCACCTCCGCCCTGCTCCACCCCGAGGTCTTCCGCGCGGTGGGTCTGCTGAGCGTTCCCTACGCTCCGCCCGGCGGCCCCCGCCCCAGCGACATCTTCGCGCAGATGGGCGGGGACCAGGAGTTCTACGTCTCCTACTTCCAGGAGCCGGGCCGGGCCGAAGCCGAGATCGAGCCCGACGTGCGGGGCTGGCTTGCGGGCTTCTACGCGGCCCTGTCCGCCGGCACCATGCCGGCGCAAGGGGAGCCCGATCCGCACTTCGTCGGCAGCGGCGGAACCCTGCGTGACCGGTTCCCCAAGGACCGGCTGCCCTCCTGGCTCACCGAAGCCGATCTCGACCACTACGCTGGGGAGTTCGAGCGCACCGGCATGACCGGAGCACTCAACCGCTACCGGAACATGGACCGCGACTGGGAGGACCTCACCGAATTCCATGGCTCCCCCCTCACCCAGCCGTCCCTGTTCATCGGCGGCACCCTGGACGCCTCCACGACCTGGATGGCGGATGCGATCGACGCCTACCCGGCCACGCTTCCCGGCCTGGTCTCCTCCCACCTCCTGGACGGCTGCGGCCACTGGCTCCAGCAGGAGCGCCCCGAGGAGATCAACGGGCTGCTGACCTCCTGGCTCACATCGGTGTCTCAGTCGATGCCTCTGTGA
- a CDS encoding glycoside hydrolase family 3 protein, which yields MKGTRGRRRTTLAVALALIAGLCATVPAHADDPVYPFRDPRLPVDRRVDDLLSRLTPDEKISLLHQYEPEIPRLGIREFRTGTEALHGVAWLGRTTVFPQAIGLASTWDPELVRQVGSAVGDEARGFQRERPAGWGLNLWAPVVNLLRDPRWGRNEEGYSEDPHLTGSISTAYGSGLTGGDPDHLKTAPTLKHFLANNNEYQRDTTSSELRPRVLKEYDEQAFRPAIEADAATGVMSSYNLVNGRPDTVDPALNDTVRTWTSRDLLNVTDAFAPGNLTDSQKYYGTQAEADAAALKAGIDSFTDNDTDPGPTTSAIKSALSSGLLKSSDIDTAVRHILSIRVRLGEFDPGGGRYGSIDASVIDSPAHRKLARTAATEAAVLLKNDSALPLKRSSSAAVVGPLADTLYTDWYSGTLPYAVTPKDGIAAKLGTPVASSEGVDRITLKDTATGKYVTAGTGEAGAALKETADAGARTQFDVFDWGSGIVTLRSAANGRYVGYNWSDFVNDQIQPNGWFVQQQFALERQADGTYLLRYAGYETGESWWSNPVYLGPAGADGTLGLVAKDRAAHYTKDVVRSGVDEAVAAVKGKDTAVVVVGSMPAINGREAHDRTDMGLAPSQEALVKAVHRANPRAVVVVENSYPTTLGALQKEVLALLWTTHAGQETGSALADLLYGDANPAGRLTQTWYRSASDLPSILDYDIIKSDRTYQYFKGQPLYPFGYGLSYTTFRYGGLKRVSDGYEVAVTNTGRRAGDEVVQMYVHQRTSRDKQPLRQLKAYARVSLKLGETKTVRLKLGTSDLAHWDVTRSKWVVETGTYDVMAGASSADIRARTSLKVQGETIPPRDLGKPTRAENFDDYRAISLVDESKARGTAVAATADGAWLKFADTELGSGAARLTAQLAGASGTLEVRLGSPNGRLVGTARFDGTSSPYAYGAVTAALTAGSKGRTDVYLVLSKGLRLSAFSLR from the coding sequence ATGAAAGGCACGAGAGGAAGACGCAGAACCACCCTCGCCGTGGCGCTCGCCCTGATCGCGGGCCTCTGCGCCACCGTTCCCGCACACGCCGACGACCCCGTTTACCCCTTCCGCGACCCGCGCCTGCCCGTCGACCGGCGCGTCGACGACCTGCTCTCCCGACTGACGCCCGACGAGAAGATCTCCCTCCTCCACCAGTACGAGCCCGAGATCCCCCGCCTCGGCATCCGGGAGTTCCGCACCGGCACCGAGGCCCTGCACGGCGTGGCCTGGCTCGGTAGGACGACCGTGTTCCCGCAGGCGATCGGGCTCGCCTCCACCTGGGACCCGGAGCTGGTCCGGCAGGTCGGCTCGGCGGTCGGCGACGAGGCGCGCGGCTTCCAGCGGGAACGTCCGGCCGGCTGGGGCCTCAACCTGTGGGCGCCCGTGGTGAACCTGCTGCGCGACCCGCGCTGGGGTCGCAACGAGGAGGGCTACTCCGAGGACCCCCACCTCACCGGCTCGATCTCCACCGCGTACGGCAGCGGTCTGACCGGCGGCGACCCGGACCACCTCAAGACGGCTCCCACGCTCAAGCACTTCCTCGCCAACAACAACGAGTACCAGCGCGACACCACGTCCTCCGAACTGCGCCCGCGTGTGCTGAAGGAGTACGACGAGCAGGCCTTCAGGCCCGCGATCGAGGCGGACGCGGCAACCGGGGTGATGTCCTCCTACAACCTCGTCAACGGCCGCCCCGACACGGTGGACCCGGCCCTGAACGACACCGTGCGCACCTGGACCTCCCGGGATCTGCTGAACGTGACGGACGCCTTCGCGCCCGGGAACCTGACGGACAGCCAGAAGTACTACGGCACGCAGGCGGAGGCGGACGCGGCGGCGCTGAAGGCCGGCATCGACAGCTTCACCGACAACGACACCGATCCCGGCCCGACCACATCGGCGATCAAGTCGGCGCTGTCCAGCGGGCTGTTGAAGTCCTCGGACATCGACACCGCCGTCCGTCACATCCTGAGCATCCGCGTCCGGCTCGGCGAGTTCGATCCGGGCGGCGGCAGGTACGGATCGATCGACGCGTCCGTGATCGACAGCCCCGCGCACCGGAAGCTGGCGCGCACGGCGGCGACCGAGGCGGCGGTACTCCTGAAGAACGACAGCGCGCTGCCGCTGAAGAGATCCTCCAGTGCCGCCGTGGTCGGGCCGCTCGCCGACACTCTCTACACCGACTGGTACTCCGGCACCCTCCCTTACGCGGTCACCCCGAAGGACGGCATCGCGGCCAAGCTCGGCACGCCGGTGGCGAGCAGCGAGGGCGTGGACCGGATCACGCTGAAGGACACGGCGACCGGGAAGTACGTGACGGCGGGGACGGGCGAGGCGGGCGCGGCCCTGAAGGAGACCGCGGACGCCGGTGCGCGTACGCAGTTCGACGTGTTCGACTGGGGTTCGGGCATCGTCACCCTGCGCTCGGCGGCCAACGGCAGGTACGTCGGCTACAACTGGTCGGATTTCGTCAACGACCAGATTCAGCCCAACGGCTGGTTCGTGCAGCAGCAGTTCGCGCTGGAGCGGCAGGCCGACGGGACGTATCTGCTGCGGTACGCCGGGTACGAGACCGGCGAGTCCTGGTGGTCGAACCCGGTCTACCTCGGCCCGGCCGGCGCGGACGGCACGCTCGGCCTCGTAGCGAAGGACCGGGCCGCGCACTACACGAAGGACGTGGTCCGCAGCGGCGTCGACGAGGCGGTCGCCGCGGTCAAGGGCAAGGACACGGCCGTGGTGGTGGTCGGATCGATGCCCGCGATCAACGGTCGCGAGGCACACGACCGCACGGACATGGGCCTGGCCCCTTCCCAGGAAGCCCTGGTCAAGGCGGTCCACCGGGCCAACCCCCGGGCCGTGGTGGTCGTCGAGAACAGCTACCCCACCACCCTCGGGGCCCTGCAGAAGGAGGTCCTGGCCCTGCTGTGGACCACGCACGCGGGCCAGGAGACGGGCAGCGCCCTCGCCGACCTCCTGTACGGCGACGCGAATCCGGCGGGCCGCCTCACCCAGACCTGGTACCGGTCCGCGTCCGACCTCCCCTCCATCCTCGACTACGACATCATCAAGTCCGACCGCACCTACCAGTACTTCAAGGGTCAGCCGCTGTACCCCTTCGGCTACGGCCTGTCGTACACGACGTTCCGCTACGGCGGTCTGAAGAGGGTCTCGGACGGCTACGAGGTGGCGGTGACGAACACGGGCCGGCGGGCCGGCGACGAGGTGGTCCAGATGTACGTCCACCAGCGGACGTCCCGCGACAAGCAGCCGCTGAGGCAGCTGAAGGCGTACGCGCGGGTGTCCCTGAAGCTGGGCGAGACAAAGACGGTACGGCTGAAGCTGGGGACGTCGGATCTCGCGCACTGGGACGTCACGCGTTCGAAGTGGGTGGTGGAGACGGGGACGTACGACGTGATGGCCGGCGCGTCGTCGGCGGACATCCGGGCGCGTACGTCACTGAAGGTCCAGGGTGAGACGATCCCGCCCCGGGACCTCGGAAAGCCGACACGGGCCGAGAACTTCGACGACTACCGCGCGATCAGCCTGGTGGACGAGTCGAAGGCGAGGGGAACGGCGGTGGCCGCGACGGCCGACGGTGCGTGGCTGAAGTTCGCGGACACGGAACTGGGCTCCGGAGCTGCGCGGTTGACCGCCCAGCTGGCTGGGGCGTCCGGCACGCTGGAGGTGCGCCTCGGCTCCCCCAACGGCAGGCTCGTCGGTACGGCGCGCTTCGACGGCACGTCGTCCCCGTACGCGTACGGGGCGGTGACGGCTGCGCTGACGGCCGGCTCGAAGGGCCGTACGGACGTCTACCTGGTGCTGAGCAAGGGACTGCGTCTGTCGGCGTTCAGCCTGCGCTGA
- a CDS encoding YciI family protein, protein MKFLISLHINPAVLDALTDEEKAAIGDGHSKLIEALKESGELINTLALVDPSQAAVVSVGNGQPVVTDGPFLESKEFLGGFYLIDCENKERAVELAARIPDAAIEGLGVEVRQVMFADGQLEA, encoded by the coding sequence ATGAAGTTCCTGATCAGCCTGCACATCAACCCGGCCGTGCTGGACGCGCTGACCGACGAGGAGAAGGCGGCGATCGGCGACGGTCACAGCAAGCTCATCGAGGCGCTGAAGGAGTCCGGCGAGCTGATCAACACGCTGGCGCTGGTCGATCCGTCACAGGCCGCCGTGGTGTCCGTGGGCAACGGCCAGCCCGTGGTGACCGACGGGCCCTTCCTGGAGTCCAAGGAGTTCCTGGGCGGCTTCTACCTGATCGACTGCGAGAACAAGGAGCGGGCGGTCGAGCTGGCCGCGCGGATCCCGGACGCCGCGATCGAAGGGCTGGGCGTCGAGGTGCGGCAGGTGATGTTCGCTGACGGACAATTGGAGGCATGA